A stretch of the Medicago truncatula cultivar Jemalong A17 chromosome 5, MtrunA17r5.0-ANR, whole genome shotgun sequence genome encodes the following:
- the LOC11434407 gene encoding leucine-rich repeat protein 1, translated as MTPIFTSISLFTITLTLTLIQFTHANSEGDALYTLKRSLTDPDNVLQSWDPTLVSPCTWFHVTCNQDNRVTRVDLGNSNLSGHLVPELGKLEHLQYLELYKNNIQGTIPKELGNLKSLVSLDLYNNNISGTIPPSLGKLKNLVFLRLNDNRLTGPIPRELIAVTSLKVVDVSNNDLCGTIPTSGPFEHIPLNNFENNPRLEGPELLGLVSYDTNCS; from the exons ATGACACCAATTTTCACTTCAATTTCCCTTTTCACAataaccctaaccctaaccctaattcAATTTACACATGCAAATTCTGAAGGAGATGCTCTTTACACACTCAAACGAAGCCTCACCGATCCTGATAACGTTCTCCAAAGCTGGGATCCGACCCTAGTTAGTCCTTGTACTTGGTTTCATGTCACATGTAACCAAGACAATCGTGTCACTCGAGT GGATCTTGGTAATTCTAACCTATCTGGACATTTGGTACCTGAACTCGGGAAGCTAGAGCATCTTCAATACCT TGAGCTgtacaaaaacaacattcaaGGAACTATTCCTAAAGAGCTTGGAAACCTCAAGAGTCTTGTTAGCTTGGACTtgtataacaacaacatatcagGAACCATCCCACCTTCATTGGGGAAATTGAAGAATCTCGTCTTTTT acgACTTAATGACAATCGACTAACTGGTCCAATCCCCAGAGAACTCATTGCTGTTACAAGCCTTAAAGTAGT GGATGTCTCCAACAATGACTTATGTGGCACTATTCCTACCTCTGGGCCATTCGAGCATATTCCATTGAATAA CTTTGAGAATAACCCCCGACTGGAAGGTCCAGAGTTGTTGGGACTCGTAAGTTATGACACAAACTGCTCGTGA